One window of Eublepharis macularius isolate TG4126 chromosome 17, MPM_Emac_v1.0, whole genome shotgun sequence genomic DNA carries:
- the LOC129344933 gene encoding dehydrogenase/reductase SDR family member 13-like gives MGGIPEGDISSLKTPQAESPLGRSLQLFLRLLFSPAAPPRQEETRVPGLLRGSPTRRGDWALGFLDGIIALLAPSGLSPAQPQAASLRPLLSDGRSLRKGPVFGEVPFPGVLRPVQPPEARARPGGGGAAFILLARRRHGQRARQAGMAAAAVLAGLALLAGLYLWYYYKVVRGPKCPNETRLRGKTVLLTGGNSGIGKATALELARRGARVILACRNKERAESAVHDIRRESGNNEVVSMSLDLANLSSVQSFVDAFLKSEPRLDILINNAGVENGGTSPEGFNLAFQVNYLSHFLLTHLLLDRLKHCAPTRVVVLGSIVYIMGRIDLQNIQKPVDGLLKSFQAYCNSKLANILYTRELAKRLEGTGITCYAVDPGLVKTGIFRQHPIWAKLLLDTISWLFFRDPVNGAQTSIYCATQKGIERFSGHYFANCKVQEPFPKARDDAVAKKLWEFTERMLGIVE, from the exons ATGGGGGGGATTCCAGAGGGGGACATTTCCTCCCTTAAGACCCCGCAAGCAGAGAGCCCGCTCGGGCGTTCCTTGCAACTCTTTCTCAGGCTCCTCTTCAGCCCTGCTGCTCCCCCAAGGCAGGAAGAGACGAGAGTCCCGGGCTTGCTCCGCGGCTCTCCCACCAGGCGCGGCGATTGGGCTTTGGGCTTCCTCGACGGCATCATCGCGCTCCTGGCGCCCTCCGGGCTTTCCCCTGCTCAGCCCCAAGCGGCTTCGCTGCGCCCTTTGCTGAGCGACGGGAGGTCGCTCAGGAAAGGTCCCGTTTTTggagaggtcccgtttccgggcGTCCTTCGGCCTGTCCAGCCCCCCGAAGCAAGGGCGAGGCCGGGCGGGGGTGGTGCAGCCTTCATATTGCTGGCCCGGAGACGGCACGGACAGcgagccaggcaggcaggcatggcaGCGGCGGCGGTGCTGGCCGGGCTGGCGCTACTGGCGGGGCTCTACCTGTGGTACTACTATAAAGTCGTGCGCGGCCCCAAGTGCCCCAACGAGACGAGGCTGCGCGGCAAGACGGTGCTGCTCACGG GGGGAAACTCGGGAATTGGGAAAGCGACAGCGCTGGAGTTGGCCCGGAGAGGAGCTCGTGTTATTCTGGCGTGCCGCAACAAAGAACGAGCAGAATCAGCTGTCCATGACATCCGGAGG GAAAGTGGAAACAATGAGGTTGTCTCTATGAGCTTGGATCTGGCCAACCTGAGTTCAGTCCAATCATTTGTAGATGCATTCTTGAAATCTGAGCCTCGCCTCGACATTCTGATCAACAATGCAG GTGTTGAGAATGGAGGCACAAGCCCCGAAGGCTTCAATTTGGCTTTCCAGGTTAACTACCTGAGTCACTTTCTGCTGACTCACCTCCTCTTGGATCGGCTGAAGCACTGCGCCCCTACTCGTGTGGTGGTGCTGGGGTCTATAGTATATATCATGGGAAGAATTGACCTCCAGAACATTCAAAAGCCAGTAGATGGGCTGCTGAAATCTTTCCAGGCCTACTGCAACAGCAAATTGGCCAATATCCTGTATACTCGAGAGCTGGCTAAGAGACTGGAAGGGACCGGCATTACCTGCTATGCAGTTGATCCAG GGCTCGTTAAGACAGGTATCTTTCGCCAACATCCCATCTGGGCAAAGCTGCTATTGGACACTATCAGCTGGCTCTTCTTCCGCGATCCTGTGAACGGAGCTCAGACTTCTATCTATTGCGCCACTCAGAAGGGGATTGAGAGGTTTAGTGGCCACTATTTTGCCAACTGCAAGGTACAAGAGCCCTTTCCAAAAGCCCGTGATGATGCTGTTGCCAAGAAGCTTTGGGAGTTCACCGAGAGAATGCTGGGAATCGTGGAGTAA